A region of Streptomyces sp. NBC_01267 DNA encodes the following proteins:
- a CDS encoding DUF2975 domain-containing protein, with protein sequence MTRPSYCTDHAGGAQRLFDFLGGFPSLLLVLGILFLLNRVIGGASREGVFTTRTAKHLRVAGWWLLLGCLAAGVVEAGAHAALLATLAQDYPFTVESWLGAWQPPYALVLTALGILTYARVMRAGVAMREDLEGTV encoded by the coding sequence ATGACCCGCCCGTCCTACTGCACGGATCACGCCGGCGGTGCCCAGCGGCTGTTCGACTTCCTCGGCGGCTTTCCCTCGTTGCTGCTTGTCCTTGGCATCCTGTTCCTGCTCAACCGCGTGATAGGGGGTGCCTCCCGTGAGGGCGTCTTCACCACCCGGACCGCCAAGCACCTACGGGTCGCGGGCTGGTGGCTGCTGCTCGGCTGTCTGGCCGCCGGGGTGGTAGAAGCCGGCGCGCACGCGGCGCTGCTGGCGACTCTGGCCCAGGACTACCCCTTCACAGTGGAGAGTTGGCTGGGGGCTTGGCAGCCGCCCTATGCACTCGTCTTGACGGCCCTTGGCATCCTTACGTACGCCCGCGTCATGCGCGCTGGGGTGGCCATGCGGGAGGATCTGGAAGGGACGGTGTGA
- a CDS encoding helix-turn-helix domain-containing protein, whose protein sequence is MTSDDNDSHGIEVHLDRMLSERGMTLAELASRVGVTNVNLSILKNSRARAIRFTTLTRICEVLDCQPGDLLTYRGAEDERRR, encoded by the coding sequence ATGACGTCGGACGACAACGACAGCCATGGGATCGAGGTCCATCTCGACCGCATGCTCAGCGAGCGCGGCATGACCCTCGCGGAGCTCGCCTCCAGGGTCGGCGTGACCAACGTCAACCTGTCCATCCTGAAGAACAGCCGGGCCCGCGCGATCCGCTTCACCACGCTGACCCGCATCTGCGAGGTCCTCGACTGCCAGCCAGGCGACCTGCTTACGTACCGAGGCGCCGAAGACGAACGGCGGCGGTAA
- a CDS encoding IS5 family transposase (programmed frameshift), protein MGRGDLTNAEWDRLGSFLPPGGARGGRWSDHRRVINGVLYRVRTGVQWRDLPERFGPWETVYKRHRRWSADGTWAMLLSRIQSAEDAVGGIDWDVSVDSTVVRAHQHAAGARKAPARGPSKGDRWGDEPGRSGVEETGSPAGGSGQIGECLGRSRGGFTTKIHLAADGRCRPLALVLTPGHYGDGPQFERVLEQVSVPRTGVGRPRTRPDHVLADKAYTSRKTRRYLRRRGIRHTIPERLDQQRHRKNRGSRGGRPTGFDSERYKKRNTVERAINRLKGFRAVATRYEKRAYIYLGTVTLAALVIWLRT, encoded by the exons ATGGGCCGTGGGGATCTGACGAATGCGGAGTGGGATCGGCTGGGGTCGTTCTTACCTCCTGGTGGTGCGCGTGGTGGTCGGTGGAGCGACCACCGTCGGGTGATCAACGGGGTTCTCTACCGGGTGCGGACCGGTGTGCAGTGGCGGGATCTGCCGGAGCGGTTCGGGCCGTGGGAGACGGTCTATAAACGACATCGCCGCTGGTCAGCGGATGGGACATGGGCGATGCTGCTGTCCCGCATCCAGTCGGCCGAGGACGCGGTGGGCGGGATCGACTGGGATGTGTCGGTGGACTCGACAGTTGTGCGGGCCCACCAGCACGCCGCTGGCGCGAGGAAGGCGCCGGCG CGCGGTCCCTCAAAGGGGGATCGCTGGGGGGACGAACCAGGTCGATCCGGTGTTGAGGAAACTGGCAGTCCGGCTGGAGGAAGTGGTCAGATCGGCGAGTGTCTGGGACGTTCCCGCGGCGGATTCACCACCAAAATCCACCTTGCCGCCGATGGGCGATGCCGGCCACTCGCCCTCGTCCTGACACCCGGACACTACGGTGACGGCCCCCAGTTCGAGCGAGTACTGGAGCAGGTCTCCGTGCCCCGAACCGGAGTCGGCCGGCCCCGGACCCGGCCCGACCATGTCCTCGCGGACAAGGCCTACACCTCTCGGAAAACCCGGCGTTACCTGCGACGACGCGGAATCCGGCACACCATCCCCGAACGCCTCGACCAGCAGAGACACCGCAAGAATCGCGGTTCCCGAGGCGGCCGTCCCACCGGTTTCGACAGCGAGCGATACAAGAAACGCAACACCGTCGAACGCGCAATCAACCGTCTGAAAGGCTTCCGCGCCGTCGCCACCCGCTACGAGAAACGCGCCTACATCTACCTCGGCACCGTCACACTCGCAGCCCTCGTCATCTGGCTCCGAACATGA
- a CDS encoding HAD family hydrolase has protein sequence MIRAVVFDVGECLVDEAREYGSWADRLGVPRHTFAAMSGAVIAQGRDYRDVFQEFEPEFDLSEQREARAVAGQPERFDESDLYPDVRPALAALREAGLWLGIAGNQTVRVGGILRKLFTRDVDLFGTLDDWGGSKPDPEFFVRVAEAVPHTPGEILCVGDRIDNDLKPAVAAGMPTALIRRGPWETIRWGTDEAKTPSTFRVEVTPRSRISTEPIGARDSTWVLAASTPTDNTNAPEGAPR, from the coding sequence ATGATTCGTGCAGTTGTTTTCGATGTTGGTGAATGCCTCGTCGACGAGGCCAGGGAGTACGGCTCCTGGGCCGATCGGCTCGGTGTCCCCCGGCACACGTTCGCCGCGATGTCCGGTGCTGTCATTGCCCAAGGCCGCGACTATCGGGACGTGTTCCAGGAATTCGAGCCCGAATTCGACCTCTCTGAGCAGCGCGAGGCGCGGGCCGTGGCGGGCCAGCCCGAGCGCTTCGACGAGAGCGACCTGTACCCCGACGTCCGGCCCGCCCTCGCAGCACTTCGTGAGGCCGGGCTGTGGCTGGGCATCGCAGGGAACCAGACCGTCCGGGTTGGTGGGATCCTCCGTAAGCTGTTCACCCGCGACGTCGACCTCTTCGGGACGTTGGACGACTGGGGCGGTTCCAAGCCGGACCCCGAGTTCTTCGTGCGCGTCGCTGAAGCCGTACCGCACACGCCCGGCGAGATCCTTTGCGTCGGCGACCGGATCGACAACGACCTCAAGCCCGCTGTCGCCGCGGGCATGCCCACCGCGCTGATCCGCCGTGGCCCATGGGAAACCATCCGGTGGGGCACCGACGAAGCGAAGACGCCCTCCACCTTCCGGGTGGAAGTTACCCCGAGATCGAGAATCTCCACAGAACCGATAGGGGCAAGGGATTCGACTTGGGTGCTGGCCGCTTCAACTCCAACTGACAACACGAATGCCCCGGAAGGCGCTCCCCGATGA
- a CDS encoding RNA polymerase sigma factor, producing the protein MRRRLRAGDREAFAELYESCAQAVYRHALRLTGDWSTAEDIMADAFLAAWQGREQLEEGQGSVLPWLLGIATHKCENTRRGLRRRLVFLARQPPPANVADFSAEAASRLDDRSRLRAVSAALGQLRRQEKEVLSLCVWSGLDYEQTADALGIPVGTVRSRLSRARKRLARIAEQTERAERPRRNLEPARVRGEVRNTAAIAAQPVREETP; encoded by the coding sequence GTGCGCCGACGACTGCGCGCAGGGGACCGCGAGGCCTTCGCCGAGTTGTACGAGAGCTGCGCCCAGGCTGTCTATCGCCATGCGTTGCGGTTGACAGGTGACTGGTCGACCGCCGAGGACATCATGGCGGACGCCTTCCTGGCCGCCTGGCAGGGCAGAGAGCAGCTGGAGGAGGGCCAGGGCTCCGTCCTGCCCTGGCTCCTCGGCATCGCCACGCACAAGTGTGAGAACACCCGGCGGGGGCTGCGGCGGCGGCTGGTCTTCCTGGCCCGTCAGCCACCGCCCGCCAACGTCGCGGACTTCTCGGCGGAGGCAGCGTCCCGGCTGGACGACCGGAGTCGTCTGCGCGCCGTCTCGGCGGCCCTCGGTCAACTGCGCCGCCAGGAAAAGGAAGTGCTCTCCCTGTGCGTGTGGTCCGGACTGGACTACGAGCAGACCGCCGACGCGCTCGGCATCCCGGTGGGCACGGTGCGCTCCCGCCTCTCCCGCGCCCGCAAGAGACTCGCCCGGATCGCGGAACAGACGGAACGCGCGGAACGCCCGCGAAGAAACCTGGAACCCGCGAGAGTCCGCGGAGAGGTAAGGAATACAGCCGCAATCGCGGCCCAGCCCGTGCGGGAGGAAACCCCATGA
- a CDS encoding 4a-hydroxytetrahydrobiopterin dehydratase, whose product MAQGLVPLTDEEIAERLEGLPGWAHVGDEITGTYAVRYHAGVAVIVHVADRERRIGHHADSDLRIDSIRLGITTHDVGRQLTAADFDLAARVDAIVAAHEEPPLD is encoded by the coding sequence GTGGCGCAGGGGCTGGTTCCGCTCACGGATGAGGAGATCGCCGAGCGGTTGGAAGGGCTCCCGGGGTGGGCACACGTAGGAGACGAGATCACGGGCACATACGCCGTGAGGTACCACGCTGGTGTTGCCGTGATCGTGCACGTCGCGGACCGTGAACGCAGGATCGGGCACCACGCCGACAGCGACCTGCGTATCGACAGCATTCGGCTCGGCATCACGACGCACGACGTGGGACGTCAGCTCACCGCGGCCGACTTCGATCTCGCCGCGCGGGTGGACGCGATCGTCGCCGCACACGAGGAGCCCCCCCTCGACTGA
- a CDS encoding MarR family winged helix-turn-helix transcriptional regulator, whose amino-acid sequence MDGVELFLLGRTLMKIGEEALPEPPGGARRYAGSARLVLIVASDIAAHPDTAVGEIAARTGLPQSQVSSAIARLKEAGSVQTAPDPIDRRRVLVRQAAEVSERVAQVRAAGIEEALTSALGSDEPQRLREVSEALDVLARNLLPSSAGPESRRADTAAPSE is encoded by the coding sequence GTGGACGGAGTCGAGCTGTTCCTGCTGGGACGCACCCTGATGAAGATCGGCGAGGAGGCCCTGCCCGAGCCTCCGGGCGGCGCCCGGCGTTATGCGGGCAGCGCCCGGCTGGTGCTGATCGTGGCCAGCGACATCGCCGCTCATCCCGACACCGCCGTCGGTGAGATCGCCGCCCGCACCGGTCTGCCGCAGAGCCAGGTGTCCTCCGCCATTGCCCGGCTCAAGGAAGCCGGTTCGGTGCAGACGGCTCCGGATCCCATCGACCGGCGCCGGGTGCTGGTGCGTCAGGCCGCTGAGGTGTCCGAGCGGGTGGCGCAGGTCCGCGCCGCCGGCATCGAGGAAGCTCTCACCAGCGCGCTGGGATCTGATGAGCCGCAGCGGCTGAGAGAGGTCTCGGAGGCGCTGGATGTGCTCGCCCGGAACCTCTTGCCGTCGTCAGCGGGTCCGGAGTCCCGCCGCGCAGACACCGCCGCACCGTCGGAGTAG
- a CDS encoding alpha/beta fold hydrolase, translating into MLFDFTHDHDGERLSGVYGGDPSGVTAVVLHGAGTSSTERQLPLVREFVAQGCRGIAFDFSGHGESTGKLSELSLLRRFEQAVAVIDAYAGADGPLVLVGFSMSGQTVADLVRYYGDRVAALGLCAPAVYTAEAWEVPFGNGNGRFSSIIRRPDSWREAPALQVLQAYEGRAVLAVPGTDAVIPPAVTESVQDALTARAQYTRFDLPDAQHQLGMWFRDHGDDRRDFVEAVLTGLDDRGWTATREWVAKQLVDGRSVTDLRLLSGGWSSQMRRLTLDDATDLVQRTFVKPFFRHAGPGLLAREASVLALLAGQEGIPAPEFVAVDATAEHCDHPTLLMSALPGRVRVDEDDLDRRLDLLAAQLVRVHGVVPAERPRTYQAWTSPERVRSPDGHLWERAVDVIRRDPPPYEGCFLHRDFHPGNVLFTGAGPKLRITGVVDWVETSWGPADLDVAHCSTALALLHGPAYGLDFRARYEAHGGRDLADDPDHLYWRLLDALHYCPDTAKLAGPWRELGRDDLTSEVLGERLEAYVDGLLQRYG; encoded by the coding sequence ATGCTCTTCGACTTCACGCACGACCACGACGGTGAACGGCTCAGCGGTGTGTACGGCGGTGATCCTTCCGGGGTCACCGCCGTGGTGCTGCATGGCGCAGGCACCAGCAGCACGGAGCGACAGCTGCCGCTGGTACGGGAGTTCGTGGCCCAAGGCTGTCGAGGAATCGCCTTCGACTTCTCCGGGCACGGCGAAAGCACCGGCAAACTGAGCGAGTTAAGCCTGCTGCGACGGTTCGAGCAGGCCGTCGCGGTGATCGACGCGTACGCGGGGGCGGACGGGCCGCTGGTCCTGGTGGGGTTCAGCATGAGCGGGCAGACAGTGGCGGACCTCGTTCGGTACTACGGGGATCGGGTGGCGGCGCTGGGGCTGTGCGCGCCCGCCGTGTATACGGCCGAGGCGTGGGAGGTGCCCTTTGGAAACGGGAACGGCAGGTTCAGCAGTATTATCCGGCGGCCGGACAGCTGGCGGGAGGCACCCGCGCTTCAGGTGCTGCAGGCGTACGAGGGACGGGCTGTGCTCGCCGTGCCGGGCACCGACGCGGTGATCCCGCCCGCGGTGACCGAGTCCGTACAGGACGCGCTGACCGCGCGCGCCCAGTACACGCGGTTCGACCTTCCGGACGCACAGCACCAGCTGGGAATGTGGTTCCGTGACCACGGCGACGACCGGCGGGACTTCGTGGAGGCCGTGCTGACCGGCCTCGACGACCGTGGCTGGACGGCCACCCGCGAGTGGGTGGCCAAGCAGCTCGTCGACGGCCGCTCGGTCACCGACTTGCGCCTCCTGTCCGGTGGCTGGAGCTCCCAGATGCGCCGACTCACGCTCGACGACGCCACGGACCTTGTGCAACGGACCTTTGTGAAGCCTTTCTTCCGCCACGCAGGGCCCGGTCTGCTGGCCCGCGAGGCGTCCGTCCTGGCGCTGCTCGCCGGGCAGGAAGGCATCCCGGCGCCCGAGTTCGTAGCCGTGGATGCCACGGCCGAACACTGCGACCACCCGACCCTGTTGATGTCCGCGCTGCCGGGTCGCGTCCGTGTGGACGAGGACGACCTCGACCGGCGTCTGGACCTGCTCGCAGCCCAGCTCGTCCGCGTCCACGGCGTCGTACCGGCCGAAAGACCGCGCACGTACCAGGCGTGGACGTCCCCGGAGCGCGTCCGGTCCCCGGACGGCCACCTGTGGGAGCGTGCCGTGGACGTGATCCGCCGCGATCCGCCGCCGTACGAAGGCTGCTTTCTGCACCGCGACTTCCATCCCGGGAACGTGCTCTTCACGGGAGCCGGGCCCAAACTGCGGATCACCGGTGTCGTCGACTGGGTCGAGACCTCGTGGGGACCTGCCGACCTGGACGTGGCGCACTGCTCGACCGCGCTCGCGCTGCTGCACGGGCCGGCATACGGGCTGGACTTCCGCGCGCGGTACGAGGCACACGGCGGCCGGGACCTCGCCGACGACCCCGACCACCTGTACTGGCGGCTGCTCGACGCCCTGCACTACTGCCCCGACACGGCGAAACTGGCCGGGCCGTGGCGTGAACTGGGACGGGACGATCTGACGTCCGAGGTGCTGGGAGAACGGCTGGAGGCGTACGTGGACGGACTACTGCAGCGATACGGCTGA
- a CDS encoding IS701 family transposase, translating into MDDVPTNLWEEELGELLLRIGGRFTRVESRRRMRDYVRGLLGPVGRKNGWQLAEYAGHATPDGLQHLLSRSRWEADEVRNDLHAYVAEHLGADNGVLIIDDTGFVKKGTTSAGVQRQYSGTAGRTENCQIGVFAAYATTRGHTLVDRELYLPKSWTEDRERCRAARVPDDRAFATKGELARATILRALASPLPVGWVTADSAYGQDSHFRRFLEDHQLSYVVAVPKSQQVHGPRIDHLIGQAPPEAWQRLSAGSGAKGERFYDWAAARLPAVWEFDGDEPTRQRWMLARRSIAKPDELAYYLASAPLDATVADLVHVAGCRWKVEECFQSAKNECGLDQYEVRRWVGWYRHITLAMLAHAFLAVLAAQEREKGASNGTHPTSWTSHPPRFDVCWQLDPATVLRTATTR; encoded by the coding sequence ATGGACGATGTACCAACAAACCTGTGGGAAGAGGAACTTGGCGAGCTCCTCTTGCGGATCGGGGGCCGTTTTACCCGCGTGGAGTCCAGGCGTCGGATGCGGGACTACGTCCGTGGGCTTCTTGGCCCGGTGGGCCGCAAGAATGGCTGGCAGCTCGCCGAATACGCCGGGCACGCCACCCCCGACGGGCTGCAGCACCTGCTCTCCCGGAGCCGCTGGGAGGCCGACGAGGTCCGCAACGACCTGCACGCCTACGTCGCCGAACACCTCGGCGCGGACAACGGGGTGCTGATCATCGACGACACCGGCTTCGTGAAGAAGGGCACCACCTCAGCCGGCGTCCAGCGCCAGTACTCCGGTACCGCAGGCCGCACCGAGAACTGCCAGATCGGCGTCTTCGCCGCCTACGCCACCACCCGCGGCCACACCCTGGTCGACCGTGAGCTCTACCTGCCCAAGTCCTGGACCGAGGACCGCGAACGCTGTCGGGCCGCCCGTGTCCCCGACGACCGCGCCTTCGCCACCAAGGGAGAGCTGGCGAGGGCCACCATCCTGCGGGCCCTCGCCTCGCCCCTGCCCGTTGGTTGGGTCACCGCGGACTCCGCCTACGGCCAGGACTCCCACTTCCGTCGCTTCCTCGAAGACCATCAGCTTTCCTACGTCGTGGCCGTGCCCAAGTCCCAGCAGGTCCACGGTCCGCGCATCGACCACCTCATCGGCCAGGCGCCGCCCGAAGCCTGGCAGCGGCTGTCCGCAGGAAGCGGCGCGAAGGGCGAGCGCTTCTACGACTGGGCCGCAGCTCGCCTCCCCGCAGTGTGGGAATTCGACGGCGACGAACCGACCCGGCAGCGCTGGATGCTGGCCCGCCGCAGTATCGCCAAGCCCGACGAACTCGCCTACTACCTCGCCAGTGCACCCCTGGACGCCACCGTCGCCGACCTGGTGCACGTCGCCGGCTGCCGCTGGAAGGTCGAGGAATGCTTCCAGAGCGCGAAGAACGAATGCGGCCTGGACCAGTACGAAGTCCGCCGCTGGGTGGGTTGGTACCGGCACATCACCCTCGCCATGCTCGCGCATGCCTTCCTCGCGGTCCTGGCCGCCCAGGAACGAGAAAAGGGGGCATCGAACGGGACACACCCGACCTCGTGGACCTCACACCCGCCGAGATTCGACGTCTGCTGGCAACTGGACCCCGCCACCGTGCTCCGGACCGCAACCACGCGATGA
- a CDS encoding alpha/beta fold hydrolase, translated as MPNTTGALAVPGAVLHYQVRGTGPLLLISQSGEGDADRTTDLVTQLIDSYAVVTYDRRGLSRSRLDTPGQGATLAEHADDVHRLLASLTDTSALMLGCSLGAVIGMHAAVRYPGQIRTLIAHEPVAPRLLPDGERACHERELAALQDFYLREGLAAALPEIARTLGIDLTAKDVEPDLTPQPINAIRAANFDYFFRHDFTAVIHDTLDIAALKDVSTRIVPAAGRITARNVFDYQAATALAALLGRELQELPGGHNGNTTHPRAYATRIREILNAEH; from the coding sequence ATGCCCAACACCACCGGCGCGCTCGCCGTCCCTGGCGCAGTTCTGCACTACCAGGTCCGCGGGACCGGCCCGCTGCTGCTCATCTCGCAGAGCGGAGAGGGTGACGCCGACCGCACCACCGACCTGGTCACCCAACTCATCGATTCCTACGCCGTGGTCACCTACGACCGCCGCGGCCTGTCCCGCAGCCGGCTCGATACCCCCGGGCAAGGCGCGACGTTGGCCGAGCACGCCGACGACGTCCACCGCCTGCTGGCCTCTCTCACCGACACCTCCGCCCTCATGCTCGGCTGCAGTCTCGGAGCTGTCATCGGCATGCACGCAGCCGTCCGGTATCCCGGGCAGATCCGCACCCTCATCGCCCACGAGCCCGTCGCCCCACGCCTGCTTCCGGACGGCGAACGCGCCTGTCACGAGCGCGAACTCGCCGCGCTTCAGGACTTCTACCTCCGCGAGGGCCTGGCCGCAGCACTCCCGGAGATCGCCAGGACCCTGGGCATTGACCTCACCGCCAAGGACGTGGAACCCGATCTGACGCCTCAGCCGATCAACGCCATTCGCGCCGCGAACTTCGACTACTTCTTCCGGCACGACTTCACCGCGGTCATTCACGACACCCTCGACATCGCGGCGCTGAAGGACGTCAGCACTCGCATCGTGCCCGCCGCCGGACGCATCACTGCGCGGAACGTCTTCGACTACCAGGCCGCGACAGCCCTGGCCGCGCTCCTCGGCCGCGAACTGCAGGAACTTCCCGGCGGTCACAACGGAAACACCACCCACCCCCGGGCCTACGCAACACGCATCCGGGAGATCCTGAATGCCGAACACTGA
- a CDS encoding CU044_5270 family protein produces MNREDAASPENRNDDEARHLAWLLPPPVTEDLSPERFRHQKELLMNHIDADSRRDRPAQPTTRPTSRLLRPALLVPVSAMALAGILAGGLALGTDNEDRTTTATATQGTGGLLHHLSTVALTSEAPVVRDDQFLYTRSKVREAEIRSDKTVLSPLTETESWAPQDPRPLKKIGLTRVNGKDEVSNAQLGDDNGTPAGLSRPTYDWLASLPTDPDELLAYLRTHVRKDAEQEIDQTVFEQIGVLLSGVLPPKTAATLYRAAANIPGVKEAPDAKDAIGRTGLGIAREDTKHGDRTEWVFDKDDYSFLGSRQYRTKDAPYAKAGTLLYSTAEMEHAIVDKAGQVPGKAPESTGKQQAG; encoded by the coding sequence ATGAACCGCGAAGACGCCGCCTCTCCTGAGAACAGGAACGACGACGAAGCCCGGCACCTGGCCTGGCTACTTCCCCCTCCGGTGACCGAGGACCTGTCGCCCGAGCGATTCCGTCACCAGAAGGAACTCTTGATGAACCACATCGACGCCGACTCCCGTCGTGACCGTCCGGCTCAGCCCACCACCCGCCCCACCAGCCGACTCCTGCGCCCCGCCCTTCTCGTCCCCGTGTCGGCGATGGCACTGGCCGGAATCCTCGCGGGCGGTCTCGCCCTCGGTACGGACAACGAGGACCGGACGACGACGGCGACGGCTACCCAGGGCACTGGCGGCCTTCTCCACCATCTCTCGACCGTCGCCCTCACGAGTGAGGCGCCCGTCGTACGGGACGACCAGTTCCTCTACACCCGTTCCAAGGTTCGGGAGGCTGAAATTCGCAGCGACAAGACTGTACTCAGCCCGCTGACCGAGACGGAGAGCTGGGCGCCGCAGGACCCGCGCCCCCTCAAAAAGATCGGGCTGACCCGGGTCAATGGCAAGGATGAGGTCAGTAACGCCCAGCTCGGGGACGACAATGGCACCCCCGCCGGACTGTCCCGCCCGACCTACGACTGGCTCGCCTCGCTGCCCACCGACCCGGACGAACTCCTGGCCTACCTCCGCACTCACGTCCGGAAGGACGCCGAGCAGGAAATCGACCAGACAGTCTTCGAGCAGATCGGTGTTCTTCTCAGCGGGGTGCTGCCGCCGAAGACGGCCGCGACCCTCTACCGTGCGGCGGCGAACATCCCGGGCGTCAAGGAGGCGCCGGACGCCAAGGACGCCATAGGCCGCACGGGCCTCGGCATCGCCCGTGAGGACACCAAGCACGGCGATCGCACCGAATGGGTTTTCGACAAGGACGACTACTCCTTCCTCGGCTCCCGCCAGTACCGAACGAAGGACGCCCCGTACGCGAAGGCCGGGACCCTTCTCTACAGCACCGCCGAGATGGAGCACGCCATCGTCGACAAGGCTGGACAGGTCCCGGGCAAGGCGCCCGAGTCCACCGGGAAGCAGCAGGCCGGCTGA
- a CDS encoding hydrophobin family protein has product MTTSRLAACATAIAALSIALGGTAHADTGTSGEFMTGHTLNESGDSNAVTCQNNTTNGLVSIGCSPISVL; this is encoded by the coding sequence GTGACGACCAGTCGCCTCGCGGCCTGCGCCACCGCCATCGCCGCCCTGTCCATCGCCCTCGGCGGGACCGCCCACGCGGACACCGGCACCAGCGGCGAATTCATGACCGGCCACACCCTCAACGAGTCCGGCGACAGCAACGCCGTCACCTGCCAGAACAACACCACGAACGGACTCGTCAGCATCGGCTGCTCCCCCATTTCGGTCCTGTGA
- a CDS encoding PIG-L deacetylase family protein yields the protein MPDPTGPIPAVLGVFAHPDDESLLAGGVLAQHAAAGARTAVVTATWAPDNPRAAELADALAVLGAGAPRMLGFSDARNEASAPGRPRWCDVALDEAVAQVVLHIRQFRPDVVVTHDVLGQLTGHPDHRRTHQVALLAVEAAALADLHPETGEPWQTSALYAATHPHSGIGELGPLLAGVGKTLLSVPDEHATAAVDVTTWLDQKWTAILAHCSQVERERPLPGILSRLPGDARNQILATEYYTRINLAPAPGCSTQLTA from the coding sequence ATGCCTGACCCCACCGGACCGATTCCCGCAGTGCTCGGCGTTTTCGCGCACCCCGACGACGAGAGCCTCCTGGCCGGCGGTGTACTCGCTCAGCACGCCGCCGCCGGTGCCCGTACGGCGGTCGTCACTGCGACCTGGGCGCCTGACAACCCGCGGGCCGCCGAGCTCGCCGATGCTCTGGCTGTCCTGGGAGCGGGGGCGCCGAGGATGCTCGGGTTCAGCGACGCCCGCAACGAAGCATCGGCGCCTGGACGGCCCCGGTGGTGCGACGTGGCCCTGGACGAGGCCGTCGCCCAAGTAGTGCTTCACATCAGGCAGTTCCGTCCCGATGTCGTGGTGACCCATGACGTGCTCGGCCAGCTCACCGGGCACCCGGACCACCGGCGCACCCATCAGGTGGCACTGCTCGCGGTAGAGGCCGCCGCTCTCGCCGACCTCCATCCCGAGACCGGTGAGCCGTGGCAGACCAGCGCCCTCTACGCGGCCACACACCCCCACTCCGGGATCGGTGAACTGGGGCCACTCCTTGCAGGGGTCGGCAAAACGTTGCTGAGCGTGCCGGACGAGCACGCGACCGCCGCCGTGGACGTGACGACGTGGCTCGATCAGAAGTGGACCGCGATCCTCGCGCACTGCAGCCAAGTGGAGCGCGAACGGCCGCTCCCCGGGATTCTGTCGCGGCTTCCGGGCGACGCCCGTAACCAGATTCTTGCCACCGAGTACTACACCCGCATCAACCTCGCGCCCGCCCCGGGCTGCTCGACACAACTGACCGCCTGA